A genome region from Triticum aestivum cultivar Chinese Spring chromosome 2B, IWGSC CS RefSeq v2.1, whole genome shotgun sequence includes the following:
- the LOC123046532 gene encoding probable xyloglucan endotransglucosylase/hydrolase protein 16 — protein MAPALPCRPKLRLLCVGVALAFLLGVDVGRADIYKDIQIIWSADHTYYFMDGDSEALALSLDFNRGSAFKSNDMYLFARIDLDIKLVEGNSAGTVCTVYTISEGPWDIHDEIDLEFLGNSTGEPYTLHTNVFAYGVGGREQQFKLWFDPSAEYHTYSIVWNPRRITIEVDGVTIRSFDNNEEQGVPFPSWQQQRVYGSLWNADDWATQGGRVKTDWSLAPFVSYYRNYNITYCRPSPGVSWCGAEPAGSPHFNLSPKARADLQWVRNMGYVIYDYCTDMSNRYTATSRPKECSLPPRP, from the exons ATGGCGCCAGCATTGCCTTGTAGGCCAAAGCTGCGGCTCCTGTGCGTAGGCGTAGCCCTGGCCTTCCTCCTGGGCGTCGATGTGGGCAGGGCGGACATCTACAAGGACATCCAGATCATATGGAGCGCGGACCACACCTACTActtcatggacggcgacagcgagGCGCTGGCGCTCTCGCTGGACTTCAACCGGGGCTCCGCCTTCAAGTCCAACGACATGTACCTCTTCGCCCGCATCGACctcgacatcaagctcgtcgaagGCAACTCCGCCGGCACCGTCTGCACCGTCTAC ACCATCTCGGAGGGGCCGTGGGACATCCACGACGAGATCGACCTGGAGTTCCTGGGCAACTCCACCGGAGAGCCCTACACCCTCCACACCAACGTATTCGCCTACGGCGTGGGCGGCCGGGAGCAGCAGTTCAAGCTCTGGTTCGACCCCAGCGCCGAGTACCACACCTACTCCATCGTCTGGAACCCCAGGCGCATCAC GATCGAGGTGGACGGCGTGACGATCCGGTCGTTCGACAACAACGAGGAGCAGGGCGTGCCGTTCCCGTCGTGGCAGCAGCAGCGGGTGTACGGGAGCCTGTGGAACGCCGACGACTGGGCGACGCAGGGCGGGCGCGTCAAGACGGACTGGTCGCTGGCGCCCTTCGTCTCCTACTACCGCAACTACAACATCACCTACTGCCGGCCGTCGCCGGGGGTGTCGTGGTGCGGCGCCGAGCCCGCCGGGTCCCCGCACTTCAACCTCTCCCCCAAGGCGCGCGCCGACCTGCAGTGGGTGCGCAACATGGGCTACGTCATCTACGACTACTGCACCGACATGAGCAACCGGTACACCGCCACCAGCAGGCCCAAGGAGTGCTCGCTCCCGCCCCGCCCGTGA